From Aquarana catesbeiana isolate 2022-GZ linkage group LG05, ASM4218655v1, whole genome shotgun sequence:
CATCCGCAATatgctgatcgtgtgtacaagctGAGGGCCTGGGACGAGGTCTACAAGGCCCTGACCTCCAACTGGGACCGACTGAGTCCACAAGACAAGAAGCTGAGAGGTAAGTGCTGTTTGCCTGTATATTGTTATGTACAGAGCAATGTACAGACCcatggggattgatttactaaaactggagagtgcaaaatctggttcagctatgCATGGTGACTGATCAGCTtccaagttcagcttgttcaattaagctttgacaaaaaaaaacaaaaaaaaactggaaggcgatcggtttctatgcaaagctgcaccaaattttgcacgctcctgttttagtaaatccaccccagggTATTTTATGCATTGTGTCTGGAATATCTGGGTAAATTGCAGGTGACGAGTTCCGCACACGTTGGAAGTCACTCCGTGATCGTTTACGTCGAGATATAACCGATGAGCAGCTGGCCAGAAATGGTGTCCCAGCAAGGGGACCTCGTCGCAGACCTCATCCATATGCCACAGAGCTTGCATTTCTCAGAAGGCCGATGGAGTCCAGGGTGTAAGTAGAAATGGGCAGTGCATATTGATGATCCTGCTGAAATTGCAAAGGTGTTCGTTTATTGCTCTTTATTtataattgaatttttttttagtacAACCAGTAATTtggctgaggaggaggaagaggaggaaggagaggataGTGATGAGGGACCCTCACATTCTGCAACAGCATCTGAGGAGATGGTAGCACGATTATCTCCATTAAGTATGCAGGTATATATAACTCGTTTTATGTTTTGCTCTTTATCAATACACGTATGCACATATGTGTTTATCATGTATTTATCTCTTTAATCTAGCAATATATCTACAATTTTTCTTGTTCTATCTCTTCAGGGGACTGCGGCAGAAGAGGAGACACCAGTCTGGCAGACACGACATGCACGACGGCAGCAGGCTACATCATCAATTGACGACCACATTCTCCAAACCCTGAACGACATACGTACACGTCACCAGAAGGTGCATTCATCTGAGGACGCTTTTCTGAATCATGCCAATCGGCATGTAGCTTTCTGCCGCAGTATACTGCCTATGCTTGAAGATCTCCCTTTTCAACGGTCTATGCAGGCCACAGATGACATTTACTGTTATCTGGCGGCCTGTAGGTCTGCTTATCGGGAAAATCTTCCTGCTCCGCGGATGACCATATCCACCCCAGCCACCTACACTGCAGGCCATTCCTCCACCAGTATGCACCCCAGCCCATACTGTCCTCCTTCAGATTGCTATTATACTACTTCCCACACCCCATCCTCCCAGACATCCAGTACCCCTGTGACATATGCACAGTCCCCCATGAACCACTCCCAGGTATAACAAAAATCCACATCCCATTACCCCCCTTTCAAGAACCTGTAATCttgaaataatcattttttttttaaacctataatCCTGTCTTgtcttctattattttttattttatttttatttttttcaaaattgttatttAAGAAGAAAAAGCAGTTTCCAGAGTAATCATGTAACAAGACAAAACAAATTGTAACTATAGGTACACAATGCAACCAGCAGTTCCTGGTGGTCATAACTGATACAAGACAGTAGAATGAAATTATGAACATATTGCCAACGCCTTGTTTTCTATTTATTCCAAAcccccattcacactagtgcggctTTGTAATTGTGCTAGTTCTTGCGACTTCATGTAACAGAAGTCTATGTGAGTTACAATGAAATCTAaaaagtgcagaaacctttttcttAATCGCTGCAACGTGAatggttccattgctggcaattggGTGCAATTTGGAatggtcaaattgcatgacaagttgcacaggtgtgaacagggcctaactgAAAGTGCATGATTTCCTATCACCTGAGAACTTTGTTCCCGGAGTAAAAATTAACATTCCATATTGTTTTAACTGTTACACCCAGAACATGCATTTCTCTAGTGATACACAATCACTTGTTTTTGTATCACCTGAGCACTGTTCTTCTTGGTGTAACAACTAATACACTATGGTGATGCAAATGCACAAGTGATTTTAAAATACCCAAGAACTGCTTGTTCTTGGTGTACAGTTAACACACCAGTTAACAAACCATAGTGCAGTTTGTTAACTGTTATGCGACATACGCTCTGGTGATTAGTACACCCTGCGAATTCCAGTGGCAAAAATATGCAGATTCCTGCGGCTGGAATGACAGGTGTGCGCAAAGATTTGTGGCTACTCAGTCCATACTTTCTGCAGCTATCTTTGACTGTATAGCCATCGATTACCTGGGGTCTGGACGCAGACAAACTATGTACAGCCAGGATCAtctgtccctaacagcaggtaatcTCTGAGTGTGCCAACAGTCACAAATTGCTGTGTCTCCCTGTAGCTGCACATCGGAACAATCCCATCAGTTAGTAGTGTGTAGCAACCACAGCCTGAGCTCCAACACATTTCGCTCTGCCCTCTGAGCCTAATCGTGTGCTGCCGTAAGCTTGTCATTGTATTTGCCTGTGTCAaagtaacaaatataaaaatagtgtagcgctaagtgtcaaaaataaaagatttttaagcacgagccatcttacaatggccagaagataagccaaaacagaaaatgcttcaaaaaattcaatggaaagtgactcaatgaaaaaatattaataaatattgcaaagtGACATGTAAAACATAATAGCAAAACACCAGTGAGAGGTGGAAATAAAACCAAAGTGTAAATATATGTATGAAAAATAAATCAACtgtgaataaagtccatatatattataaaaaaaatgtgttcttgataaaaatcaaaaaccaccaccaacagtctctgaggattagctgatgaggacAACAACGAAGTATCACTGATGGGTGAGAACGGTAAAACCCCAAATCGAATGTGACGTCTAAGTGTGTGTcaaaaccatcaccatagcatctgaagaggcttaccggaagcaggggacttgaacagacatatgtcttacaagtcaaaaaagcTTATTTAGCCACCGAGGCTGGCAGGATGGGACATCAGATATCCGCAGCTTCAAATGGGAAAGAGGGGGGGTCTGTCGACAGCTGTCTGCTCCCAGTAAGGACTGAGGGACGGAGCAGGTCTCCAGGACTCAGCAGACCGGAGCAAACACAACTCCCCGGCGTCCAGCTGATCGCACAGCCTAGCCTGTCATGACACTTGACAGGCTAGGCTGTGCGATCAGCTGGACGCCGGGGAGTTGTGTTT
This genomic window contains:
- the LOC141145054 gene encoding uncharacterized protein, which translates into the protein MPRTKDVSQSALIAAVEQHAELWDLEHPQYADRVYKLRAWDEVYKALTSNWDRLSPQDKKLRGDEFRTRWKSLRDRLRRDITDEQLARNGVPARGPRRRPHPYATELAFLRRPMESRVTTSNLAEEEEEEEGEDSDEGPSHSATASEEMVARLSPLSMQGTAAEEETPVWQTRHARRQQATSSIDDHILQTLNDIRTRHQKVHSSEDAFLNHANRHVAFCRSILPMLEDLPFQRSMQATDDIYCYLAACRSAYRENLPAPRMTISTPATYTAGHSSTSMHPSPYCPPSDCYYTTSHTPSSQTSSTPVTYAQSPMNHSQV